The Brevibacillus choshinensis genome includes the window TTCGTCTCCCGCCGGTGGCTCCATGGAAATAAAGTTTCCCATTTGTCCAAACAAAATTGAGCGGAACCACATACGGCAGATGACCATCGACCATCCCAAGATGTCCAATGCGAGCTTGCTGTAGAAATGTCTCGATCTTGCCCTTGTCCAACACTTCTCTTATCTTGTAACGTACCCCATCCATAGTTATCACTCCTATTTATTGAAAGATTATGTAAGTTTATCAGCCATTGGAATGAATACAAATGTCCATAACTACCAATCTTGAGCAATCCATATTTCGCGTTAAGCTATGCATTCCTAAGTTAGACCTTAGGCAGTTGTGCATTTGCTTTATAGTTTACATACGCCCTACCCACTCCTCTCCAAGGCCTCTACAGCCCAAACGGGAGGCATTGCCCGTTCCTACGAGCTTCAAACTCCCTGTCCCAATGGGTATAAACACTCTCGCGGGCTCCTCACTGGATCGGTCACCCAAATTTTGTCCTGAACAGCATAGCAGTAGGTCGTGTTCGTATAATCGAAAGAACTGGTTTTGCATAGTCCTCGCCATATTGACTGCCTCCTTTTTGGAAATGAAAAAGAGCCCTGCACAGTGGGCTCTCCTAAATTTTTCTATCATAGATTTGTATAGCCCTCCGGAAAGCCCTATGACAGAGCTACGTGCAGTAAAAAATTAACCTAGAGTAACGGCAGCAACTAATTGAATCTCAACTGGGGCATTGCTGTTTAGTGATAATAAAGTATTAGACCAGCACTCCTTATCTATCAAGGAATCCCGGTCATTATGGTAGCCGGGAATTCGCACAGCAGGGTTCCGTTGGCAAATACCCGGATCAAGAGAGTGGCGCCGAACAAGAATCGAACGATGCCAACAGGAACGACGTTTCCATTTACGATGATGTTTTCACGTCGGATGCCTATAAACTTACCTTACCTCCCTACACAATTTGTTAAATTCCGATCTTCCACAATCATTTCTCCACTTATTCCCGGATATACAGTAAGATTAAGCAAAATAACAGTATTGGGAGTGGAAAAATGGTCACTTGTTATTTGAAATATGTTATCGATCCATACCAGGTTGATGTTTTTGAAGAGTATGCAAAAATGTGGATTCCTCTCGTTAATAAGTTTGGTGGACAGCATCATGGTTATTTTCTACCTCATGAAGGGGCAAATAACATCGCCTATGCCCTTTTCAGTTTCCCAAGTTTGGCTGAATACGAAGATTACCGAAAGAAAATCCTTGTCGATGAAGATTGCAAGAAAGCCTTTATCCTTGCCGAGCAAACGAAGTGCATTATCAGTTTTGAAAGAAGTTTCCTACGCCCGGTTCTTGAATAAAAAGCCCTCCAATCTTGCCCATCTTATGAAAGATGGGCAATTCAACGATATTTAACGTATTGAGCAGTTTGTTAATCTGATTTGATTATTCGTTTTATGGATATTGATGTGGTTTTCATGGTATGATTTGGTAAATGCTATTTCTGGAGGTGTAAGTATTGTCTAACAAGATCCAGAATTACATTTACATCTTTGTAATGTGTCTAACAATAGCTGTCGAGTTTCTTGTAAATTAATACTCAATTGTTCGTTACCCGATTAATTGATCGGGTTTTTATTTTGTCGCTCATTTAACTTAATTGAGCTTGTGTTAAATAGGTTCATTTCTCAACTATCCCGCCAAATAGTAAACGAGGCTGCCGGATCATATCCAGCAGCCTCTGATGTTTTTGTTCCGCTATCGAACCCGTTAGTTTAATGCTGACTAAGGTTCCGCTTAATGATGTGACTTCGAAATATGTTGAATGTTATCCGTATCGCCAAGCATTGCGCCAGCAATCGTCCGAAAATCTTCGATCCCGAACTCAAAATGGCCAAAGCGGAAGTTATATCCCCTATTTCGATTCCCGTGTGTAAAGGTAAGCTGGTCCAATAGGGCGGTATTCTTCCTTCACTTCGCGACACGGGAGATAGCGGATATTCCGACGATATGGCACAAAGGAATCGGACATCGGATATTCGTAGACTCTGTCATCCGCAACAAGACCAATGGCGGTAAATGCTTGAAGCGCCTCTCCCCTCGACAAGTCCGTTCGTGGGGAGTAGTATATCAACCAATCATTTGAAGACATCCGCCGTAATGGTGTCGACTTGCCATGGCAGAGCTGTGCGAATCCACCCTGCACCCCCAGTTTTACGTGAGAAGCAGATACAACTCCAATCCAGTAACGGCTTTGCTGGTGTTTTAGATTGATCGTCATCGTTCCTGTCCCTTCCTTCTCCATGATTTATAGGTTACATGTTAAAAAATTTTTAAACGGTCCATCTGCAGAATATGATGACGATAGTGCATTTCGATAAGCAAAAACAACTCCCTAATAATCATCTGATGTAACGATATAAAAACGCTACTGACACCATCTTGTCAGTAGCGTTTAACATTTTTCAGTTTCATCGCGAACCCTAAAAAGCTATCGAACCCGTTAGCTTAATGTTCTTTTCACATTTCGTACCATTGTAGTGCGTTTCTTTCTAGATCTTTAACAAACGCATCTTTACCGTCCATATAGGCTTCTATGTCCCTTGGGAACTGTTTGGCGAGACTTTCTTTTAAATCGCCATACCGTTTTGCGTCACTGGTATGTGTCCGGAGGTAATCTCTTACCGCCAAATGGCGATTAATATCTTCCTTGTTATCCCCTTGAAACACATGCACTTGATGCGTGCGATTATCCCCGCCTTTTCGGAAATATCTTCTTCCTTTCATTCCGAGCTCTCCCATACATTCGTAACCAAGTGCTTCCATTTGAACATTAAACGAATCGATTCTTTCAATATCTTCTACTACTGGCATAATATCAATGATTGGTTTGGATTTTAATCCTGGTACAGAAGTACTACCTATATGATGAATGTCGATTAACTCATCACCAAAGATATCCTTAATTTTTTGAGATTC containing:
- a CDS encoding GrpB family protein, producing MNVVVTEYNENWQHKFSEESQKIKDIFGDELIDIHHIGSTSVPGLKSKPIIDIMPVVEDIERIDSFNVQMEALGYECMGELGMKGRRYFRKGGDNRTHQVHVFQGDNKEDINRHLAVRDYLRTHTSDAKRYGDLKESLAKQFPRDIEAYMDGKDAFVKDLERNALQWYEM
- a CDS encoding NIPSNAP family protein, coding for MVTCYLKYVIDPYQVDVFEEYAKMWIPLVNKFGGQHHGYFLPHEGANNIAYALFSFPSLAEYEDYRKKILVDEDCKKAFILAEQTKCIISFERSFLRPVLE